The sequence GAGACACAGATGGGAAGCTATTATAATATTGACTTTGAAATTGATGGTAAAAATTTGGTTTTAGATGAGAATGTAATTCCCGGTAGATTTAAGAGTTGGGGGAGCAGATTTTATGAGTTAAAGACATCAGATGGTGAAGTTGTAGCAAGAATATATAGACAGCCCGGACTATTTGGCCTAAGTGCTTTGCATATAGTCGATGAATATAGGATAGAAATTGATGAAAGATATGATGGTAACAAACCACTTTTATACTTACTTGTGGCTTTAACCGATTATTTGTATATGGAAAATAGAATTAGAAAAAGATGCCCTTATAAGGAGGGGGTAACTGACATACCCAGCCTTTCAAAATTGTTTAGGTATGATTGAGGTGGAAGGAAAAGTATATATATTATTTATTACTACTAAATAGTAGTTTATTTACGTAAAAATAATAGAAGGGAATAAGAATGTATAATTATATAGAAAGTGGTAGTACAGGAAACCAAACACATGTAAGACAAAGAATTCTAGCTGACGTTATTGCAAATTATCTCGGTGAGTTATTACAGCCTTTTTTTTGGAAATTTTATGAAAATTTGGGATTAATTTCATTATTTGATAAAGGATCTGATGAAAATTCAGTAGAAGACGATAGACATCAAAGAAGAGAACCTATTTTAAGAGATCCAAATGAACCTAGAAGGATTGGATATTCTCTTTTAGGGGATGTATATAATGAAATTAATGGTGTTTTGGAAATAATTTCACTTTTAGATTATTTAAGAGGGGGTGAAGGAAGAGCACCATATAATATACTTAGACCTATGAGGGCTTTGCAATACTTGGTTAATGGAATAGGTGCTTATAGGTCACGTTTTGAAGGGGGTTCTAAAGATCCAAAGATAAATGAAACTATCCTTTTGTTACCATTAGCTGGCATATTATTATCATCAATAGGTTCATCCTTGGTTCCCCAAAGGAAGAGAAATAAAAAAGGAAATGAAGGGGATAAAACCAAAGGAGAAAGAATTATATACAATTTAAGAAAATATAGTGCTATCACGGTGTGGGGTTTTGGAGTTGCACTTAGCATGTTACCTTGGTACTCTATTTCTTTAATTATTGATAAGTATAATGATAAATGCAAAAGAGAGAGACTTTTGGATGAAGCTAGACGTCGAGCCCAAGAAGTTCTTTCTGTGGTTTGAAATTACCACCCATGTCAAATAAAGTATATTTTATAAAATATATTTTTTATATTGGTATTTATTTATATACTAAAATCCTATTATTACAACTATCAAGTGGTGAAAAATATGGCACCTCCAAGAATGAGTTATGAAGAAATACGTGCTAGAGCTGAAAGAAATGAATTAGTATTAGATGCAGCAAAAAGGATAAAAGACCATGGAATAAGAGTTCCAGAGGATGTTTATAAAAAAATCTGGGAACTTACTCAAAAAATAAATGGATATTCTGAACCCACAAATTCTGGAAGAGGACCGTCAGGATTTGCAGTCATTGCCGGGGTTTTTGGACTTACATCGGCTTTAGCTCTTCTATATTCTGGGTTGTTAGGTTTAAGATCTCTAAGAGTTCCTTATTCAGATGACGAGAATGAAAAAAGAACACAAAGATTATATGATGCTTATGTTGGCAGACCGGACGGGGGGATAAGTAGACTTTTGGCATTGGCACAAATAATATTCGGAGCAGTTTTAGGTTCGGAAGTGGCCTATAATATATATAGGCAATACAGACCTGCTAGCACCTGAAAATTAATATTCTTGGTTGTGGAAATAAACCGAAACTTAGAATAATTAAATTTTCTTATTTTTTGTTTATTTTTTTAATCTAAAATTTGTATTTTTATGGGCATATTCAAAAAATAAATGAGTCCAGATTGAAATCTATATGAAACAATCCTGTATAATTTACTTTATTAGTTACAGAATAAGAATATCATCTAAAAACAGAGTTTTCTCCTCGAAATCAAAAAATACAAAAAGTAATTCAATCAATAAAAATAGGAAAATTTAAATAAAATTAAGATATTATGGCTGATAATTCTCGGGGTGGACTATATCGGACATTTAGAAAATTACTTGATGGAATGAACAGTTTTTTGTACCCCTATCCATCTGAGTATGAAGCAGCGCTTGATAGGATTAATTCAACTTATGGAGAAAGAGTCGGGCAGATCAGATCTCAAAGAAAAATAAAAGAGGAGATAGAAAATTATAGAAGAAGACGTGGTTGGTATTATAGAAAAGGTAGAATAGAAAAGAGACCATCGGGTGAAGAAATAAGAATTAATAGAGGAGATTTAACCCCATTGAATCAACAACGAAGAAGAGAAGTAATAAAGGATCTTAATTTAGAACAATATGGAAACATGATAAGAGAAGAAAGGCTTCGAAGAGATGATGCTTTGAGAGAATTAGAATATAGAAGAGCTATGGGGCAAATTTCAGACAGGAGAAGAAGTAGATTAGGAGGTTTATTTTCAACCTTGGGGACTTTAAACCACTATATTGGAATTGTTTTGGGGTCCATTGATATACTGAGAAGATTTTATGGTATATATGTTGATCTACAAACACGACGGAGAATGGAGGATGTTTATAATAGGACTCAAGAATTACCTTCAATTGAAGAAGTTTATGGGATGACTCCAGAACAAATTGCAGATTTGTATAGAAGAATTTCCCAATTAGAGGAGAAGGTTGAAGGTCTTTTGCCGATATTGAATAGAATTTCAAGTTATTTAAGTGAGAACAGACCAGAGTCTCAGACAGAAACCCAAGAACCTGAACCTACGGAAGAATCTCCTGAACCTCCACAAAGAAAACCAATCCCAGCACCAGCTTTAGCCGTCATTTCAATCTTATCCCTTGGTTCATTATTTTTAATAAACAAAACAACCTCATATTTAACAAGACCAAAAACACCAAACCTTCTATTAATACCTCTTTTAGCATTATTTTTGATATTTCTATACCTACTTTTCAGGCTAAGGAGAAAATAACTACTTTTTAACAGACCTCAACCTGTTTGCAATTACACCCAAATAATCAAAATAAGTTATCAAACCAACGAATTCTCCCTTTTTGTTTACCACAGGCAAAGACATGAAACCCTTCTCAACCATCAATCTCCCAACTTTTTCCATATCATCGTCCTCGCCAACCGTAAACACAGGGCTGGACATAATATCCCTAAACTTCAACCTTTTGTAATCCTCCTCACTCTTAACATTTCTTATTATATCATTATTGGTTACTATTCCAATGGGTTTCTTGTTTTCAATAACCACAATGAAATGACAATACCTGTTTTTTACAGAATTTAAATCCTGGTCTGGACCAACCTTTATATATTCATCATCAATCTTACAATCCCTAACCTTCATTTGATCCAACTCTAATGATTTCAGTTGAATGATATATATCTTAACAATTTAATATAGTTATGATGGACACTTATAGAATTACCCAAAGGATATTTGATATATTGTGCAGATATAATCCAGATGTTGCTAGATTAACTCAATATAATCCTGAAATTAAAGGGGAAATATTGGATAGGCTTGACGCCGACATAAGGGCAATATTGTATGCGATACCTTCTGATGTTGGGGACGCATTGATAGAAAAGATTGAGGATGCTGTTGAGGCTGGGACACTAGGAACTTCAGCTCCACTCATTGAGGCCATAGGTGCAATTCTAGAAAGAATACTCCTTCAACCGTTGGAAAAAAAATATTATGAAACTATTTCTAAGTTCCATCCACTGGCATCAATTGGGCTTCAAGCTTATCAATTGTTAACTGAAATACCAGCGTTGGATACTGTTCTCAGTCTCATTCCAGAGAAGACAATATATGCTATCGGTGTCTTTGTTTATGATATTGTGAATATTATAAGAAAGGCTAGAAGATATGGAAAAGACTATGTTGAGGAATTATATGGTAAAAGAGGTGTTGAAGGAGGAGAAGGTTATCCACATCCTTTGAGGCCAGCCGTTTCTGTATATACTTAAAGTCTTCTTCTAACTTCTTCCATCTCTCTAATCCTTTCACTTATGTCATTTCTTCTGTCAGATAATTCTTGAATACTTTTTTCCAAGGATGCTCTTTTAGTTGGATCAGTTTCCCTTGCCAAATTTTGCATGGCTGTTGCTAATGCTTCATTGACAGATCTCAATTCAAATC is a genomic window of Candidatus Aenigmatarchaeota archaeon containing:
- a CDS encoding CBS domain-containing protein; its protein translation is MKVRDCKIDDEYIKVGPDQDLNSVKNRYCHFIVVIENKKPIGIVTNNDIIRNVKSEEDYKRLKFRDIMSSPVFTVGEDDDMEKVGRLMVEKGFMSLPVVNKKGEFVGLITYFDYLGVIANRLRSVKK